In the Enterococcus saigonensis genome, one interval contains:
- the dnaK gene encoding molecular chaperone DnaK, with amino-acid sequence MSKIIGIDLGTTNSAVAVLEGGEAKIIANPEGNRTTPSVVSFKNGEIQVGEVAKRQAVTNPNTVSSIKRHMGEAGYKVEVEGKSYTPQEISAMVLQYIKGFAEDYLGEKVEKAVITVPAYFNDAQRQATKDAGKIAGLEVERIVNEPTAAALAYGLDKTDRDEKILVFDLGGGTFDVSILELGDGVFDVLSTAGDNHLGGDDFDNKIIDHMVAEFKKDNGIDLSNDKMAMQRLKDAAEKAKKDLSGVTSTQISLPFITAGDAGPLHLEMTLTRAKFDELTADLVERTKVPVRQALKDAGLSQSEVDEVILVGGSTRIPAVVEAVRKETGKEPNKSVNPDEVVAMGAAIQGGVITGDVKDVVLLDVTPLSLGIETMGGVFTKLIDRNTTIPTSKSQVFSTAADNQPAVDIHVLQGERPMAADNKTLGRFQLTDIPAAPRGIPQIEVTFDIDKNGIVNVSAKDLGTQKEQKITIKSSSGLSDDEIERMVKDAEANAEADKARKEEVDLRNDVDALLFSVDKTLKELEGKVDADEVKKAEDARDELKAAVEANNLEEMKAKRDALSEIVQNLTVKLYEQAAQQQANENPSEAQGGADDVVDADFEEVDGEDK; translated from the coding sequence ATGAGTAAAATTATTGGTATTGACTTAGGTACAACAAACTCTGCAGTCGCAGTTCTAGAAGGCGGCGAAGCAAAAATTATTGCAAATCCAGAAGGTAATCGGACAACGCCATCTGTTGTTTCCTTTAAAAATGGCGAAATTCAAGTTGGGGAAGTAGCAAAACGCCAAGCAGTTACAAACCCTAACACCGTTTCTTCCATTAAACGCCATATGGGTGAAGCTGGATATAAAGTAGAAGTAGAAGGTAAATCATACACTCCACAAGAAATTTCAGCAATGGTATTACAATATATTAAAGGGTTTGCTGAAGATTACTTAGGCGAAAAAGTAGAAAAAGCGGTTATTACAGTTCCTGCATACTTTAATGATGCACAACGTCAAGCAACAAAAGATGCTGGTAAAATTGCGGGGCTTGAAGTTGAACGTATCGTAAATGAACCAACTGCAGCAGCTTTGGCTTACGGTTTAGATAAAACAGATCGTGACGAAAAAATCTTAGTCTTTGACCTTGGCGGTGGTACTTTTGACGTATCAATCTTAGAATTAGGCGATGGTGTTTTTGATGTATTATCAACTGCTGGTGATAACCATTTAGGTGGGGATGACTTTGACAATAAAATCATCGATCATATGGTAGCAGAATTTAAAAAAGACAATGGCATCGACCTTTCCAATGACAAAATGGCAATGCAACGCTTGAAAGATGCTGCTGAAAAAGCGAAAAAAGACTTATCTGGTGTAACTAGCACACAAATTAGCTTACCATTTATCACTGCAGGGGATGCTGGTCCATTACACTTAGAAATGACATTAACACGGGCAAAATTTGATGAATTAACAGCTGACTTAGTTGAACGGACTAAAGTTCCCGTTCGTCAAGCTTTAAAAGACGCTGGCTTATCACAATCAGAAGTAGATGAAGTAATTTTAGTGGGTGGTTCAACTCGTATTCCCGCGGTTGTTGAAGCAGTTCGCAAAGAAACAGGGAAAGAACCAAATAAATCTGTTAACCCTGATGAAGTAGTTGCAATGGGAGCTGCTATTCAAGGTGGTGTTATTACAGGTGATGTGAAAGATGTCGTTTTATTAGACGTTACACCATTATCATTAGGTATCGAAACAATGGGTGGGGTCTTTACGAAATTAATCGACCGCAATACAACAATTCCAACAAGTAAATCCCAAGTATTTTCAACTGCGGCAGATAATCAACCTGCTGTTGATATCCATGTGTTACAAGGTGAACGTCCAATGGCTGCAGATAACAAAACATTGGGTCGTTTCCAATTGACAGATATTCCGGCTGCCCCTCGCGGTATTCCTCAAATCGAAGTAACTTTTGATATTGATAAAAACGGGATTGTAAATGTATCAGCAAAAGACTTGGGTACACAAAAAGAACAAAAAATTACTATCAAATCTTCATCAGGTTTATCAGACGATGAAATCGAACGCATGGTAAAAGATGCAGAAGCGAATGCAGAAGCTGACAAAGCTCGTAAAGAAGAAGTTGACTTGCGCAATGATGTAGATGCCTTATTATTCTCTGTTGATAAGACATTGAAAGAATTAGAAGGTAAAGTTGACGCGGACGAAGTGAAAAAAGCAGAAGATGCGCGAGATGAGTTAAAAGCCGCTGTTGAAGCCAATAATTTAGAAGAAATGAAAGCAAAACGTGATGCTTTAAGTGAAATCGTACAAAATTTAACAGTTAAATTATACGAACAAGCAGCACAACAACAAGCGAACGAAAATCCATCAGAAGCACAAGGTGGCGCAGATGACGTTGTCGATGCTGATTTTGAAGAAGTTGACGGCGAAGATAAATAA
- the grpE gene encoding nucleotide exchange factor GrpE translates to MSEKDQELKDQEVAETAEQKDLEQESVTDELAELTEKIDEMDDQLLRARAEIANITNRNRNERELLQRYRSQDLAKKLLPAIDNLERAMATDVSDEQGINLKKGVEMTLASLQQALKEEGIEEIAAEGETFDPNFHQGVQTVEASEDAPANTIVQVLQKGYKLHDRVLRPSMVIVAQ, encoded by the coding sequence GTGTCAGAAAAAGATCAAGAATTGAAAGATCAAGAGGTAGCAGAGACTGCCGAGCAAAAAGATTTGGAACAAGAATCTGTCACAGATGAATTAGCTGAGCTGACAGAGAAAATTGATGAAATGGATGATCAATTGTTACGAGCACGAGCGGAGATTGCAAATATTACCAATCGTAATCGTAATGAAAGAGAGCTTTTACAACGTTATCGTTCACAAGACTTGGCAAAAAAACTATTGCCAGCCATTGATAATTTGGAACGAGCAATGGCGACAGATGTGTCAGATGAGCAAGGAATCAATTTGAAAAAAGGCGTTGAAATGACATTAGCTAGTTTGCAACAAGCTTTAAAAGAAGAAGGAATTGAAGAGATTGCCGCTGAAGGTGAAACTTTTGATCCAAACTTCCATCAAGGTGTGCAAACTGTTGAAGCAAGTGAAGATGCACCTGCCAATACAATTGTGCAGGTACTACAAAAAGGCTATAAGCTACACGATCGTGTGTTACGGCCAAGTATGGTTATTGTAGCCCAATAA
- the hrcA gene encoding heat-inducible transcriptional repressor HrcA has product MLTKRQQDILRLIIQHYTKTGLPVGSKSLMAAGINASSATIRNDMKALEEAGLLQKTHSSSGRIPSMIGYRYYVDHLLKPARVAKTDMQAIKRSFGKEFHEINDIIQQSAEILSNLTSYTALSLGPDMKDRRLTGFRIVPLNTRQVIAIIVTDQGNVESQVFALPQSVSGADLEKMVRIINDKLVGEPLLTVYQRLRTEIPMILHKYFQTTEGILDLFDLMLGQVFEEKVFVGGRMNMIDFEPSQDVNQFKSIYRFMKDPEELVQLLIPPTDSIDIRIGDELGNDLFHNMSLIQASYDISGHGKGVIALLGPASMQYSKMFGLLDVFSRELAEKLAEYYRSLDATS; this is encoded by the coding sequence ATGTTGACAAAAAGACAACAAGATATTCTGCGTCTCATTATCCAGCATTATACTAAGACCGGTTTGCCGGTAGGTTCCAAGTCTTTAATGGCAGCAGGGATTAATGCCAGCTCGGCAACAATCCGTAATGATATGAAGGCTTTAGAAGAAGCAGGTCTTTTACAAAAGACACATTCTTCTTCTGGGCGTATTCCTTCTATGATAGGGTACCGTTATTACGTTGACCATCTATTGAAACCTGCTCGAGTAGCAAAAACGGATATGCAAGCAATTAAGCGTTCTTTTGGAAAGGAATTTCATGAGATTAATGATATTATTCAACAATCTGCCGAGATTTTATCCAATTTAACGAGCTACACAGCATTATCCCTAGGTCCTGATATGAAGGATAGACGTTTGACCGGTTTTCGAATTGTCCCGTTAAATACACGTCAAGTAATTGCGATTATTGTAACGGATCAAGGCAATGTTGAAAGTCAAGTTTTTGCTCTGCCGCAAAGTGTCAGTGGAGCTGACTTGGAAAAGATGGTACGGATCATCAACGACAAATTAGTGGGTGAACCGTTACTAACGGTTTACCAACGTCTACGTACTGAGATTCCGATGATCTTGCATAAATACTTTCAGACAACAGAAGGTATTTTAGATTTATTTGATTTGATGTTGGGTCAAGTTTTTGAAGAAAAAGTTTTTGTTGGCGGTCGTATGAACATGATTGATTTTGAGCCTTCACAAGATGTGAATCAGTTTAAGTCAATTTACCGCTTTATGAAAGACCCTGAAGAGCTGGTTCAGCTTTTGATTCCACCAACAGACAGCATTGATATTCGTATCGGTGATGAGTTGGGTAATGACTTATTTCATAATATGAGCCTAATTCAAGCCAGTTATGATATTTCCGGTCATGGTAAAGGTGTGATTGCATTATTAGGCCCTGCAAGTATGCAGTATTCTAAAATGTTTGGTTTACTTGATGTGTTTTCCAGAGAACTAGCTGAGAAGTTGGCGGAATATTATCGTTCGCTAGACGCAACAAGTTAA
- the hemW gene encoding radical SAM family heme chaperone HemW, which yields MQQIKEQRDMAISAYIHIPFCEHICYYCDFNKVFLERQPVDEYISCLLKEMKLTLEKNPIEKSPTLYVGGGTPTSLSATQLETLLGGINALFPMETVTEFTVEANPGDLTIDKLKVMKDYGVNRLSMGVQTFDDVLLKKIGRKHTVKDVYNTMAFLEKADFQNVSIDLIYALPGQTLTSFRDTLRRAIELDLPHYSLYSLILENKTMFMNWVRQGRLEMPDQEIEGQMFEETMSAMYNTGKFQYEISNFAKPGFESQHNLVYWNNEHYFGFGAGASGYLGKTRYKNFGPIQHYLKPLRQNQLPIYETEELSRHNQIEEEMFLGLRKKAGISKAHFMEKFGVDMTTIYGNVLTNLVKKDWLIETKDTVRLTQKGLLIGNEIFEKFLLD from the coding sequence ATGCAACAAATAAAAGAACAAAGAGATATGGCGATTTCAGCTTATATCCACATCCCGTTTTGTGAACACATCTGTTACTACTGCGACTTTAATAAAGTTTTTTTAGAAAGACAGCCAGTCGACGAATATATTTCATGTCTTTTAAAAGAAATGAAACTAACCCTAGAAAAAAATCCAATAGAAAAAAGTCCAACTTTATATGTTGGGGGTGGAACACCAACTTCACTTTCAGCTACGCAACTAGAGACGCTTTTAGGAGGAATTAATGCGCTTTTCCCAATGGAGACTGTTACGGAATTTACGGTAGAGGCTAATCCGGGAGATTTGACTATAGATAAATTGAAAGTGATGAAAGATTATGGTGTAAACCGTCTTTCAATGGGCGTGCAGACCTTTGACGATGTTTTACTAAAAAAAATAGGGCGCAAACATACAGTCAAAGATGTTTACAATACAATGGCCTTTTTAGAAAAAGCGGACTTTCAAAATGTCTCAATTGACTTAATTTATGCGCTTCCGGGTCAAACATTAACAAGTTTCCGTGATACATTACGGCGAGCTATTGAATTAGATTTACCTCATTACTCTTTGTATTCTTTAATTTTAGAAAATAAGACGATGTTTATGAACTGGGTTAGACAAGGACGACTAGAAATGCCTGATCAAGAAATTGAAGGTCAAATGTTTGAAGAGACTATGTCAGCTATGTACAACACAGGGAAATTCCAATATGAAATTAGTAATTTTGCCAAACCCGGTTTTGAATCCCAACATAATTTAGTTTATTGGAACAATGAGCACTACTTTGGTTTTGGTGCTGGAGCAAGTGGTTATCTTGGGAAAACTCGCTACAAAAATTTTGGCCCAATTCAGCATTACTTAAAACCATTACGACAAAATCAATTACCTATTTATGAAACAGAAGAGTTAAGCCGCCATAATCAAATTGAAGAAGAAATGTTCTTGGGATTGCGTAAAAAAGCAGGGATTTCAAAAGCACATTTTATGGAAAAATTTGGTGTTGATATGACAACTATTTATGGGAATGTGTTGACTAATTTAGTAAAAAAAGATTGGCTGATTGAAACAAAGGATACTGTTAGACTTACTCAAAAAGGGTTATTGATTGGAAATGAAATTTTTGAGAAGTTTTTGTTAGATTAA
- the trhO gene encoding oxygen-dependent tRNA uridine(34) hydroxylase TrhO, which yields MNYEVLLYYKYTTIENPEIFAQEHLAFCKELGLKGRILVAEEGINGTVSGLKAATAVYKEVLKSDPRFKDIIFKSDETDEHAFKKMFVRSRREIVSLQLSEDFSPNEVTGKYLLPKEFKEALLDEDTVVIDARNDYEYDLGHFRGALRPDIQNFRELPQWIKEHKEEFLEKRVVTYCTGGIRCEKFSGWLVKEGFKDVGQLHGGIATYGKDPEIRGELWDGKMYVFDERISVEINQVDKRVVGRDWFDGTPCERYINCSNPECNRRILASIENERKYFGACSQDCRNHPRNRYVQKMNA from the coding sequence ATGAATTATGAAGTGTTACTTTACTATAAATACACAACAATCGAGAATCCGGAAATCTTTGCACAAGAACATCTAGCATTTTGCAAAGAATTGGGACTAAAAGGGCGAATTTTAGTGGCAGAAGAAGGCATTAACGGGACTGTTTCAGGACTAAAAGCAGCAACTGCTGTTTATAAAGAAGTGTTAAAATCAGATCCACGTTTTAAAGATATTATTTTTAAAAGTGATGAGACAGATGAACATGCCTTCAAGAAAATGTTTGTCCGCTCTCGTCGAGAAATTGTATCGTTACAGTTATCTGAGGATTTTAGTCCTAATGAAGTTACTGGTAAGTATCTTTTACCAAAAGAATTTAAAGAAGCGTTGTTGGATGAAGATACAGTTGTAATTGATGCACGTAATGATTATGAGTATGATTTGGGTCATTTTCGTGGAGCCTTGCGGCCGGACATTCAAAATTTTCGGGAATTACCACAGTGGATTAAAGAACACAAAGAAGAATTTTTAGAAAAGCGAGTTGTTACTTACTGTACTGGTGGAATTCGCTGTGAAAAATTTTCCGGTTGGTTAGTAAAAGAAGGATTTAAAGATGTGGGGCAATTACATGGTGGAATTGCAACATATGGCAAAGATCCTGAAATTCGTGGAGAGCTATGGGATGGTAAAATGTATGTCTTTGATGAACGAATTAGTGTAGAAATTAATCAAGTAGACAAAAGAGTAGTAGGTCGTGATTGGTTTGACGGGACTCCTTGTGAGCGTTACATTAATTGCAGCAATCCAGAATGTAATCGCCGCATTTTGGCTTCTATCGAAAACGAGAGAAAATATTTTGGTGCTTGCAGTCAAGATTGTCGTAATCACCCCCGAAATCGTTACGTACAAAAAATGAACGCGTAA
- a CDS encoding adenine phosphoribosyltransferase: MDLKDYIASIPDYPSEGIIFRDISPLMADGMAYREATKQIVDYAKEKRIDMVVGPEARGFIVGCPVAYELGVGFAPVRKKGKLPRKTIEVTYDLEYGTDTLTLHEDAIKPGQRVLICDDLLATGGTIKATTELVEELGGVVVGCAFLIELMDLHGRDKIKDYDMITLMEY, encoded by the coding sequence ATGGATTTAAAAGATTACATTGCAAGTATTCCCGATTACCCTTCAGAAGGTATTATTTTTCGCGACATCTCACCTTTAATGGCTGATGGTATGGCTTACCGTGAAGCGACAAAGCAAATCGTAGATTATGCTAAAGAAAAAAGAATTGATATGGTTGTTGGACCAGAAGCACGCGGTTTTATCGTCGGTTGTCCAGTTGCTTATGAATTAGGGGTTGGTTTTGCTCCGGTTCGTAAAAAAGGAAAGCTACCACGAAAAACTATTGAAGTTACTTATGATTTGGAATACGGTACAGATACATTGACATTACATGAAGATGCGATTAAGCCTGGTCAACGTGTTTTAATTTGTGATGATTTACTGGCAACTGGTGGGACGATTAAAGCTACTACAGAATTAGTTGAAGAATTAGGCGGTGTAGTTGTAGGCTGTGCTTTTTTAATCGAACTAATGGACTTACATGGTCGCGACAAAATTAAAGACTATGATATGATTACCTTAATGGAATATTAA
- the recJ gene encoding single-stranded-DNA-specific exonuclease RecJ, translating to MSSSMYNWQLPEAKEVPKEFIQICEKYNLNTTLAKLIWQRDIQTEDQLMAFLQPQLNQLHDPFELFGMDKVVDRVQAAVMNGERILVYGDYDADGITSTTIMTETLELLGADVSFYLPNRFKDGYGPNLKVYQEKIAAGIQLIITVDNGVSGHEAISYANSQGVDVIVTDHHELPRELPAAFEIIHPRHPAGNYPFGELAGVGVAFKVACALLEEVPAEFLDLVAIGTVADMVSLTDENRVLVTYGLKVLQQTERLGLQALLKISGIEENKLDEQSIGFALAPRLNAIGRLSDPNEAVTLLKTFDAVQAESLAKKLDEINQKRKLLVEEITKEALALINPQDAIHIVAKSGWHEGVLGIVAGRILKETGKPALVLTIKEDGIAKGSGRSVESLNMFAMLDGMRELFTSFGGHHAAVGVSVPLTSLEEFKDKVADFAQEHKDLLTGNTLVIDSMINVADATIALVKELKKLAPFGMDNPQPYFMLQGVHAIDLKTIGANNTHLKFNIIGSEQTPLTTIGFGFGNQLAAMENNELSVVGQLQINEWNGRQSPQLQLVDFTAVGLQVIDLRAKKKWQQLHFSTDTLCIYFGNKIPSEISDQIVTNVHHFKDLPNLNLLVQEKNYSSVAFLDCPNEATLLKEIISLADFRQLYLILTASDDAYLDGLGTREQYSRLFKLIAQQDTLDVRYKLTNIAQFLKIPEKLLIFMIQVFFDLEFVTISDGLLRQLDVGEKKDLTTSEIYKRRQQKIKTEEFLLLSDMATLKTWFEN from the coding sequence TTGAGTAGCTCTATGTATAATTGGCAACTTCCAGAAGCCAAGGAAGTGCCAAAAGAATTTATTCAGATTTGTGAGAAATATAATTTAAATACAACTTTGGCAAAACTAATTTGGCAACGTGATATTCAAACCGAAGATCAGTTGATGGCCTTCTTACAACCTCAACTTAATCAGTTGCATGACCCATTTGAATTGTTTGGAATGGACAAGGTTGTTGATCGCGTCCAGGCAGCTGTCATGAATGGTGAGCGAATTTTGGTTTATGGGGATTATGACGCTGACGGCATAACAAGTACGACAATTATGACAGAGACATTAGAGCTTCTAGGAGCTGATGTTTCCTTTTATTTACCGAATCGTTTTAAAGATGGCTATGGCCCTAATTTGAAAGTTTACCAAGAAAAAATTGCTGCGGGAATTCAGTTAATTATTACGGTCGATAATGGAGTTTCAGGCCACGAGGCAATTAGCTATGCTAATTCACAAGGGGTAGATGTTATTGTGACTGACCATCACGAATTACCACGAGAATTGCCGGCAGCTTTTGAGATTATTCACCCGCGACACCCAGCTGGAAATTATCCATTCGGTGAATTGGCAGGTGTTGGGGTGGCATTTAAAGTAGCTTGCGCTTTATTAGAAGAGGTACCAGCTGAATTTTTGGATTTAGTTGCTATTGGAACAGTTGCAGATATGGTTTCGTTGACTGACGAGAATCGGGTTTTAGTAACGTATGGTCTAAAAGTTTTGCAACAAACAGAAAGATTGGGTTTACAAGCGCTACTAAAAATCAGCGGTATTGAAGAAAATAAACTAGATGAGCAAAGTATCGGTTTTGCTTTGGCACCTCGCTTAAACGCGATTGGTCGTTTATCCGATCCGAATGAAGCGGTAACTTTGTTAAAAACGTTTGATGCGGTCCAAGCGGAATCTCTAGCAAAAAAATTAGATGAAATTAATCAAAAACGCAAATTGCTAGTGGAAGAAATTACCAAAGAAGCACTGGCATTAATTAATCCGCAAGATGCAATTCATATCGTTGCCAAATCTGGTTGGCATGAAGGTGTGTTAGGAATTGTTGCAGGAAGGATTTTAAAAGAAACTGGAAAACCTGCGCTTGTTTTAACCATTAAAGAAGATGGAATCGCCAAAGGTTCTGGTCGTAGTGTGGAATCTTTAAATATGTTTGCCATGTTAGATGGCATGCGCGAATTATTTACAAGTTTTGGGGGGCATCATGCTGCGGTCGGGGTTAGTGTTCCGCTTACGTCATTAGAAGAATTCAAAGACAAGGTTGCTGACTTTGCTCAGGAACATAAAGATTTACTAACTGGCAACACACTAGTAATTGATAGTATGATAAATGTTGCCGATGCAACTATTGCCCTCGTTAAAGAATTGAAAAAATTGGCACCTTTTGGTATGGATAATCCACAACCGTACTTTATGTTACAAGGCGTCCATGCAATTGACTTAAAAACAATCGGAGCTAATAATACCCATCTGAAGTTCAACATCATTGGTAGTGAACAAACACCATTGACTACGATCGGTTTTGGCTTTGGGAATCAATTAGCTGCAATGGAAAATAATGAACTTTCTGTTGTTGGTCAGTTGCAAATTAATGAATGGAATGGGCGGCAGTCTCCTCAATTGCAATTAGTAGATTTTACTGCTGTGGGATTACAAGTAATCGACTTAAGGGCAAAGAAAAAATGGCAACAACTTCATTTTTCAACTGATACACTTTGTATTTACTTTGGCAATAAAATACCTTCAGAGATAAGTGATCAAATTGTAACAAATGTGCATCATTTCAAAGATCTACCAAATTTAAATCTATTAGTGCAAGAAAAAAACTATTCTAGTGTGGCTTTTTTAGATTGTCCTAATGAGGCAACCTTATTAAAAGAAATTATATCATTAGCTGATTTTCGTCAGTTATATTTAATTTTAACTGCCAGTGATGATGCCTATTTAGATGGATTGGGAACTCGGGAACAATATAGTCGGCTCTTTAAATTAATTGCGCAACAAGACACTTTAGATGTTCGTTATAAACTAACTAATATTGCGCAATTTTTAAAAATACCAGAAAAACTGCTAATTTTTATGATTCAGGTGTTTTTTGATTTAGAATTTGTTACAATAAGCGATGGTCTTTTACGTCAATTAGACGTTGGTGAAAAAAAAGATCTAACTACTAGTGAGATATATAAACGTAGACAACAAAAAATTAAAACAGAAGAATTTTTATTGCTAAGTGATATGGCAACTTTAAAAACTTGGTTTGAAAACTAG
- a CDS encoding SDR family NAD(P)-dependent oxidoreductase: MDLQDKVVLVTGGSGGLGEQLCYEAAKNGAIVVVCARRINLIGKVKEQCERLSGKDAFAFQLDVAQPESVEAMLNKVQTEIGRIDVLINNAGFGIFDDFVSFDMAKAYQMFEVNVLGMMVLTQKVALMMLESNSSGSIVNIASMAGKMATPKTAIYSATKFAVLGFSNALRLELKPANIHVMTVNPGPVATHFFEQADPSGNYLENLGNFVLEPDKLAQAIIRGVKKHKREINRPHLMQVASQLYTLFPHVGDWLAGGLFNQK, from the coding sequence ATGGATTTGCAAGATAAAGTAGTTTTAGTTACAGGTGGTTCTGGTGGTTTGGGCGAACAACTTTGTTACGAAGCGGCAAAAAATGGGGCAATCGTAGTTGTTTGTGCTCGCCGGATTAATTTAATAGGTAAAGTAAAAGAACAATGTGAACGTTTGAGTGGGAAAGATGCTTTTGCCTTTCAGTTGGATGTTGCACAACCTGAAAGTGTTGAAGCAATGTTAAATAAGGTACAAACAGAAATTGGTCGCATTGACGTCTTAATTAACAATGCTGGCTTTGGAATTTTCGATGATTTTGTTTCTTTTGATATGGCAAAAGCCTATCAAATGTTTGAAGTGAATGTTTTGGGCATGATGGTTTTAACACAAAAGGTTGCATTAATGATGTTAGAATCTAACAGTTCAGGAAGTATCGTTAACATTGCTTCAATGGCTGGGAAAATGGCCACACCTAAAACAGCTATTTATTCAGCTACGAAATTTGCTGTGTTAGGCTTTTCTAATGCTTTGCGTTTAGAGTTAAAACCAGCAAACATTCACGTTATGACGGTTAATCCAGGACCAGTAGCAACCCATTTCTTTGAACAAGCTGACCCTAGCGGCAATTATTTAGAAAATCTAGGTAATTTCGTCTTAGAACCAGATAAATTAGCTCAAGCTATTATTAGAGGTGTCAAAAAGCATAAAAGGGAAATCAATCGCCCCCACCTTATGCAAGTAGCGAGTCAGCTTTATACGCTATTCCCACATGTTGGCGACTGGCTAGCCGGTGGGCTATTTAATCAAAAATGA
- the rnz gene encoding ribonuclease Z: MELEFLGTGAGVPAKHRNVTSIALKLLDERNAVWLFDCGEGTQMQILRTNIRPRKIEKIFITHLHGDHIFGLPGLISSRSFQGGDDVLEIYGPTGIKQFVLNALKISQTRLAYKLKFIEVKPGVVFRDNQFTVICDLLDHGIDSYGYRVEEHDHDGQLQVDKLAALNIKPGPIFGQLKRGETVTLADGRMIRGKDFVGAAKTGRIVTILGDTRISSASVTLAEYADVLVHESTFNKNEAIMARNYFHSTTHQAAEVAKKAQVKRLILTHISARYLAQDALNLEKEAQEIFTNTKIAKDFDIVEIPFQNEIKE, translated from the coding sequence ATGGAATTAGAGTTTTTAGGAACTGGTGCTGGTGTGCCGGCAAAACATCGAAATGTGACGAGTATCGCGTTGAAATTATTAGATGAACGCAATGCTGTTTGGCTATTTGATTGTGGGGAAGGAACGCAGATGCAGATTTTGCGGACTAATATTCGTCCTCGCAAAATTGAAAAAATTTTTATTACTCATTTACACGGCGATCATATTTTTGGATTACCGGGTTTGATTAGTAGTCGTTCTTTTCAAGGAGGAGACGACGTGCTTGAAATATACGGACCAACAGGTATTAAGCAATTTGTGTTGAACGCTCTAAAAATTTCTCAAACTCGTTTGGCGTACAAGCTTAAATTTATCGAAGTTAAGCCGGGTGTTGTTTTTCGAGATAATCAGTTTACTGTTATTTGTGATTTATTAGATCACGGAATTGATAGCTATGGTTATCGGGTAGAAGAGCATGATCACGATGGACAATTACAGGTAGATAAATTAGCAGCTTTGAACATAAAACCTGGGCCAATTTTTGGACAACTAAAAAGAGGTGAAACAGTAACACTTGCAGATGGGCGTATGATAAGGGGCAAGGATTTTGTAGGTGCTGCCAAAACAGGACGAATTGTGACAATTTTAGGGGATACACGAATAAGTAGTGCTTCAGTTACTTTAGCTGAATATGCAGACGTTTTGGTTCATGAAAGTACCTTCAATAAAAACGAAGCAATAATGGCTCGAAATTATTTTCATTCTACTACCCATCAAGCGGCAGAAGTTGCCAAAAAAGCGCAAGTTAAACGATTAATCTTAACGCATATTAGTGCGCGTTATTTAGCACAAGATGCTCTTAATTTGGAAAAGGAAGCGCAAGAAATTTTTACGAATACAAAAATTGCCAAAGATTTTGATATTGTTGAAATTCCCTTTCAAAATGAAATAAAGGAATGA
- a CDS encoding DUF1269 domain-containing protein, translating into MSKRVIVMNFEVSSESYQAFSEVKQLVLKRELKGEQMAVVTHQDDGSHQFKIEDFMDFTGNDNASKGGFIGMLVGVLISPLAILLGWFGGSMIGATRDAKEISEAQDIFKFLLNKIAPGQTGLIIIAEEDDNRPLNKIVFEQLHGEITRFDFEEVQAEIQKAQQVTKETSEKAKDSWKKSHSEENSEEKE; encoded by the coding sequence ATGAGTAAACGTGTTATTGTAATGAATTTCGAGGTTTCATCTGAAAGTTACCAGGCTTTTTCAGAAGTGAAACAATTAGTGTTAAAACGAGAATTAAAAGGTGAGCAAATGGCAGTGGTTACACATCAAGATGATGGTAGTCACCAATTTAAAATTGAAGATTTTATGGATTTTACTGGTAATGATAATGCCTCTAAGGGCGGTTTCATTGGGATGTTAGTCGGTGTGCTCATTAGTCCTTTGGCAATTTTACTAGGTTGGTTTGGAGGTAGCATGATAGGTGCTACACGGGATGCAAAAGAAATCAGTGAAGCACAAGACATATTCAAATTTTTACTTAATAAAATTGCACCAGGACAGACCGGATTAATTATAATTGCAGAAGAAGATGACAATCGACCTTTGAATAAAATTGTATTTGAACAATTGCATGGCGAAATTACGCGTTTTGATTTTGAAGAAGTGCAAGCTGAAATCCAAAAAGCACAACAAGTAACAAAAGAAACTAGCGAGAAAGCCAAAGATAGTTGGAAAAAAAGCCATTCTGAAGAAAACTCAGAAGAAAAAGAATAG